From the Psilocybe cubensis strain MGC-MH-2018 chromosome 6, whole genome shotgun sequence genome, the window AGCCCAATAAAAAGAAATAATGTGACCGAACTTGTTTCGTGAATGACAAGTGGGTTGTCGCGTCGTGAAGAGAGtgatgaaaaaagaaaaggtttTCTACAATGCAAATTAGTTCAAACTACCACCAGACTTGGAAAAAATCCTGAAACGCACGTACGGctatgacgatgatgaatgAATGGGGTTTGAGATGTGTCGTTAAATGATACGAGGTACGTGTATAATAGTGGTGTGTCGTTGATTTTATGTGACGTTCTTTATGAGATTCCTTTCCAAAACGATTGGGCAGTTTTCCACATTGAAACCGTGGATTTTTTTGTGAGGTGGGCACGGGTCATCCGTTTATCGTGATCGTGGTGCCGTTTTTGTTCCTTCTTCACTGGACATTTGTGCTGGGGATGGCCTCGCGCCCGTCGCCTTcttccctcctcctccacttGTTGCAGGCTTTCCTGCACCCATGGTTGGAGGTAACTGCGGATCAGCCAATTTATCCCACTCATCCAACAATCGCTGCCCAACAGTCGGCTCAACCTCTGTCCCGTCCCGCGAAACCTTGATCTCCCGGTCGTGGTTCCATGGGTTGCGCAGATGCTTCGTGCGATAGAACGGCAGCCTGTCAGTGCAGATCCATTCCACAGCAAAGCTGTCGCCCCAAGCCTCTTCACCGCGCTgtttaccaccaccaccacccgcacctGTATCTGGGTCACCTTCCGCCACCTCTCCGCTGTCGGCACCTTCCGGGGGTCCACGGGCTTCTGAATACCCCGCTCCAAACGCGTAATCCACTTCCTCTACcctctcctcaacctcttcCACAGCATCCAGCGAAGACCCTCCAGCTTTTCCACTCGATTTATCCTGCCCATCTGATCCTGAGCCAGACCCAGAACTCGAGCCCGATGACCCCTGTTGGCCACGCAGAGCCCTCAAAGGCGCATACCGGTCCAGCTCAAACGCCTCCTCCTGGTGTGGGCGCCGGGGCTGATCCAAGCTGTACATGGTGTCCAACGTTGTCACTGTCGGAAGCTTGTACCCCTCGCCGAGAAGAGGAGGTGCTGAGTGCCGGAGGTGGCTCTGAGGGTTTCTGAGTGGTCTCGTAGGTGGCAGGCCTGGAGTGACTCCTTCCACTTGCAGAGGGGATTCGTCCACGAACCGGCCGTCGCTGGGAGAGATGATGTTCGTGACTGGGGTCGTAGGAAGGTGTGGCGTCGTCATTGCACGAATAGGGGGCTGCTGCGACGGACGTGATGCCCATGAGATACGCGTTTCGCCTCGGAGAACAGGTCCTGACATTCTGTTTGAGAAAAAGCGCAAGTGCAATTCGTGAGTAACATCCAGCAAAACGACATAACCTGAACCAAAAGAGTGCGCACCTGGCGTGCCCATAGAACTCGCCACTTTTGTTGACACTAAATATCAGGTGAACCTCCTTGCTGGTCCTGAACGCTTGATCCAAAATCTCCTCATTATGCCTCTGAGTCGCCCAAACACCCCGTTGCACGCTAAGATCCAAATCTTCCTGAGATATAAAACCCAAAGTAAACGTCTGCTTTCATAAATCGGAAAAAATATTGAAAACGCACTTGAGTCAAAGATTTGAGGATAAAATAGCGTTTTGGAAAGTATCGCGCAAGGAAACTGGATGTGGTCGAAGCGTACGATCCAGAGCTACTGGAATGTTTGGTATGGATTGGCCTTCCCTCGCTTTCTTTATCCGCCATAGAGATGCTCGACACTGCGCTCGCCAGTCGTTCCGACACGCTTGCAGGAGACGTAGACATGCCATCTGAGATCGAAGCCGATAAATCTGACGGATCGCTCGCCCACTCTGGCGCTTTGCCCTTCTGGTCCCGAATCCAATTGAGATGCATGTTCCTCCCCCGCTGTAGACCCACTCCTGCCTTCAGATCATCATCTTTCTTCCTCTCACGACACACAAGTCGAGGGCATCGCGGGTCGTTGGAGCGGAGCGGAACACCATTGAACCGTGCGATGGCTTGATGTAAGTAAGCTTCAGTCTCGTAATTGATGAAGGCGCAGCTGGAGCGAGAAATCAGGAAAATGGAGAGCACGCCGGTCTTCGCATCCGCCCCGTCTGCCCGTGGCTCAGGTGGCTGATTGAAGAAACGCCATAACTCATCGTGGCTTGCATCCGATGGTACGTTGCCGGCCCACATCACCCATTCCGACCGATGAGCTGGTGGGTTTGGGTGGTATGGGCGTCGTACACGTGGTTTGTCGCTGGCCGGATGGCGGCCACTTCCCGAAGAAACGCTCTGAGCAGCGCTGGGGTAACTCTGTTGCATGGGTGGCCCAGCTCCAGAAGGTCCCGGTGAATCTGATGGTGTGTGAGAGTCGGGTATATGTTGTGACGGTGAAAATGGGAAATGTAGTGGAGGCGAATGAGTCGGAATGGAAGATGGAACCTGTCCACCATGGGCAACTTCTGCTCCGGGGTGTCCGACTTGCGGATACGCAACAGAATAATGGGTGGTATATCCACCGGCATCGAATTGTTGTGGAGATTGAGGAGGGTGTGGAAGAAAGACCCATGTACCCTGTGGCTCTCCCTCATTTGGTGGTGTATAATGTTGTCCGAATGGGCTAGCGGGATATTGGCCCCCATACATGGGCGATGAAGGAAAACCTTGAGGGTGATATGAATAAGTAGGTGCAGGATATGGTAAAGACTGAAATGGCCCGGATGTTATATAAGGAGTGTTCTGGCCAGAAGATGAAGGTGGATgtgaagatgaaggtgaagaagaagacggcGTGTTTATCCGATGAGGGGGATACATAGACGAAGTACGCGTCCCCGGGAAAGGATGAGAAACGTGTGCTTGAGGTTGGAGCATGCTTGGGAAATTGGCGGCGTGTATGGTGTTTATGTTGCTACCATCTGGCATCGTTGGGTGATACGAGTGCGGATAATAAGGAGATGGTGGATGCCCCATGGTCATATGGCCCGGCTGAGAAGGCATCGTGTATTGTCCAGCGTAGCCAGGCCTTTGACCATAGGGCACTGGCGGGGAATAAACCATCGGCGA encodes:
- a CDS encoding YTH domain-containing protein 1, with amino-acid sequence MVEAQLDELSVRTGTPGYFSSIQSRDSISNSDSPQEYPSATFHDSSGPATPTAHPNVLNRIDREPGATHDSMHGDASERMSESSKPDRSKAGTPSNRRRSRPQSGNSHRLSAQHTSQAPSSHGYVISSPSPSENVPNHPPSAFQGSPMVYSPPVPYGQRPGYAGQYTMPSQPGHMTMGHPPSPYYPHSYHPTMPDGSNINTIHAANFPSMLQPQAHVSHPFPGTRTSSMYPPHRINTPSSSSPSSSHPPSSSGQNTPYITSGPFQSLPYPAPTYSYHPQGFPSSPMYGGQYPASPFGQHYTPPNEGEPQGTWVFLPHPPQSPQQFDAGGYTTHYSVAYPQVGHPGAEVAHGGQVPSSIPTHSPPLHFPFSPSQHIPDSHTPSDSPGPSGAGPPMQQSYPSAAQSVSSGSGRHPASDKPRVRRPYHPNPPAHRSEWVMWAGNVPSDASHDELWRFFNQPPEPRADGADAKTGVLSIFLISRSSCAFINYETEAYLHQAIARFNGVPLRSNDPRCPRLVCRERKKDDDLKAGVGLQRGRNMHLNWIRDQKGKAPEWASDPSDLSASISDGMSTSPASVSERLASAVSSISMADKESEGRPIHTKHSSSSGSYASTTSSFLARYFPKRYFILKSLTQEDLDLSVQRGVWATQRHNEEILDQAFRTSKEVHLIFSVNKSGEFYGHARMSGPVLRGETRISWASRPSQQPPIRAMTTPHLPTTPVTNIISPSDGRFVDESPLQVEGVTPGLPPTRPLRNPQSHLRHSAPPLLGEGYKLPTVTTLDTMYSLDQPRRPHQEEAFELDRYAPLRALRGQQGSSGSSSGSGSGSDGQDKSSGKAGGSSLDAVEEVEERVEEVDYAFGAGYSEARGPPEGADSGEVAEGDPDTGAGGGGGKQRGEEAWGDSFAVEWICTDRLPFYRTKHLRNPWNHDREIKVSRDGTEVEPTVGQRLLDEWDKLADPQLPPTMGAGKPATSGGGGKKATGARPSPAQMSSEEGTKTAPRSR